A window of Onychostoma macrolepis isolate SWU-2019 chromosome 01, ASM1243209v1, whole genome shotgun sequence contains these coding sequences:
- the samd1b gene encoding atherin isoform X3, with protein MSEPKYREWILETIDSLRSRKARPDLERICRMVRRRHGSDPDKTRAELEKLIQEQTVLKVSYKGSISYRNAAKVQRKCRKRTEQTPDSSSGSGESLGEHGKHASCNNNGDSALSLTDHEECEDKEPEERGASPCPDPLPQISPSALEKEEQILPLPSGNSFVSCGATGYSAGSVKASASKDKSLVAEAGASGSSSHRDAASSANRRAEGDETLGHEGSDEDGDEKEEKTCSSSSSPPPRNKPPASPKPKLKVGAKGSGARCSDSPDESSADLGDRLVAAVRSLSERHRGSAATRGHAPPGLKEILGYLSTQRGVPGEKLTRNRVKVVLEREIERGRLRRTRLGHITLAARGMGAAKPSARLLKSALQDRHLAKKEEVKEEERMEVESEENGTEENTVGSAEDVPNTITDEGPAGVKACTDPTSPDMEVENDNGTNSPLTSEGKSQSSSSLETSNQCSLQQEVDVGGSEEQTMSVEPEDAGAEKNADAADQLHPSIEDQVIAMSETVKAPSSIPIRNSV; from the exons ATGTCGGAGCCAAAATACCGAGAATGGATCCTGGAAACCATCGACTCCCTGCGCTCGAGAAAAGCGCGACCGGACCTGGAAAGAATCTGCCGAATGGTCCGAAGAAGACACGGCTCAGACCCGGACAAAACCAGGGCTGAACTAGAAAAACTGATCCAAGAGCAAACTGTGCTGAAAGTTAGCTACAAGGGGTCCATTTCCTACAGGAACGCTGCTAAAGTGCAAAGAAAATGCAGAAAGAGAACGGAGCAAACCCCCGACAGCAGCAGCGGCAGCGGCGAGTCTTTGGGTGAGCACGGCAAACACGCCAGTTGCAATAACAACGGCGACAGCGCGCTCAGCCTCACGGACCATGAAGAGTGCGAGGATAAGGAGCCAGAGGAACGCGGGGCGAGCCCGTGTCCTGACCCCCTGCCTCAAATCTCGCCCTCCGCTCTCGAAAAGGAAGAGCAGATTTTACCACTACCTAGCGGAAACAGTTTTGTTAGTTGTGGCGCAACGGGCTACTCCGCTGGGAGCGTCAAAGCAAGTGCATCGAAAGACAAGAGCTTAGTCGCTGAGGCGGGGGCAAGCGGCTCTTCTTCCCACCGCGATGCTGCTTCAAGTGCGAACAGACGGGCCGAAGGAGACGAGACGCTCGGCCACGAGGGCAGCGATGAGGATGGTGATGAGAAAGAAGAGAAAACTTGCTCAAGCTCCAGCAGTCCGCCTCCGAGAAACAAGCCCCCCGCGTCCCCCAAACCCAAACTCAAGGTGGGGGCAAAGGGCTCTGGGGCGCGCTGCTCGGACTCTCCGGATGAGAGCAGCGCTGATCTGGGCGACAGGCTGGTTGCTGCGGTGCGAAGTCTGTCCGAGAGACACCGGGGCTCCGCCGCAACACGGGGCCACGCGCCGCCGGGGCTCAAAGAGATCCTCGGCTACCTCAGCACGCAGCGAGGGGTGCCCGGGGAGAAGCTGACCCGCAACCGCGTCAAAGTGGTGCTGGAGCGGGAGATCGAGAGGGGTCGTCTACGCAGGACCCGCCTCGGCCACATCACTCTTGCCGCGAGGGGGATGGGGGCGGCCAAGCCGTCCGCGCGTCTCCTGAAGAGCGCACTGCAGGACAGACATCTCGCGAAAAAG GAGGAGGTGAAGGAAGAAGAAAGGATGGAGGTGGAGAGTGAGGAAAATGGCACAGAGGAAAACACAGTGGGCTCAGCGGAGGATGTTCCCAACACCATCACTGATGAAGGTCCCGCAGGTGTCAAAGCTTGCACTGACCCGACCTCACCTGACATGGAGGTCGAGAACGATAATGGCACCAACTCACCACTGACATCTGAGGGGAAATCCCAGTCATCTTCATCGCTGGAGACGTCAAACCAGTGCTCCTTACAGCAGGAAGTAGACGTGGGTGGAAGTGAAG AGCAGACAATGTCTGTGGAGCCTGAGGATGCTGGTGCTGAGAAAAACGCAGATGCGGCTGATCAGCTACATCCCAGCATTGAG GATCAGGTGATT